The following are encoded in a window of Pyramidobacter piscolens W5455 genomic DNA:
- a CDS encoding DUF1294 domain-containing protein yields MVKQIVLAFLAVMNMGAFAAYGIDKKIAQRNGLRDDDIDARRISEKALFLWALCGGSLGALLGMKVWRHKTEHWYFVWGIPAILIAQLALCAWLIWKF; encoded by the coding sequence ATGGTGAAACAGATCGTTCTGGCGTTTCTGGCCGTCATGAACATGGGCGCGTTCGCGGCCTACGGCATCGACAAGAAAATCGCCCAGCGCAACGGCCTGCGCGACGACGACATCGACGCGCGCCGCATCAGCGAAAAGGCCCTGTTCCTGTGGGCGCTGTGCGGCGGCTCGCTGGGCGCGTTGCTGGGCATGAAAGTGTGGCGGCACAAGACCGAGCACTGGTACTTCGTGTGGGGGATCCCCGCGATCCTGATCGCCCAGCTGGCGCTGTGCGCGTGGCTGATTTGGAAATTTTAG
- a CDS encoding ArsR/SmtB family transcription factor, translated as MAFDDGKRWTAGASAIHERAVEAARRALPDEEKLRRLAEFFKIFGDPTRMRILCALKASELCVCDLTGLTGVSQPAVSHQLGLLRAAHAVRARREGKTVYYSLDDEHVGVLLRVGLEHIAHRFAGE; from the coding sequence GTGGCCTTTGACGATGGCAAACGATGGACTGCCGGCGCGTCCGCGATCCACGAGCGGGCGGTCGAAGCGGCGCGCCGGGCGCTGCCCGACGAAGAGAAGCTGCGGAGGCTGGCGGAATTCTTCAAAATTTTCGGCGATCCGACGCGGATGCGCATCCTCTGCGCGCTGAAAGCGTCGGAACTGTGCGTTTGCGATCTGACCGGACTGACGGGCGTCTCGCAGCCGGCGGTCTCGCACCAGCTGGGGCTGCTGCGCGCGGCTCATGCGGTGCGGGCGCGGCGCGAGGGCAAGACGGTTTATTACTCGCTCGACGACGAGCACGTCGGCGTGCTGCTTCGCGTCGGCCTCGAACACATCGCTCACCGCTTCGCCGGCGAATGA
- a CDS encoding acyl-CoA thioesterase — MEAKGEKRSYTFRVRYAETDQMGVAHHSNYFVWFEAGRSDYCRDLGVPYPEWERHGVFLPVVEARCRYKSPLRYDELATLEVFPVERGAAAITFGYHLRHADGKLAAEGWTKHAFADAEGRLIRRGNEFIERLKGAIFPA, encoded by the coding sequence ATGGAAGCCAAGGGTGAAAAACGCTCTTACACGTTTCGCGTGCGCTACGCCGAGACCGACCAGATGGGCGTCGCGCACCACAGCAACTATTTCGTCTGGTTCGAGGCGGGGCGCTCCGATTACTGCCGCGACCTCGGCGTGCCCTATCCCGAATGGGAGCGGCACGGCGTTTTCCTGCCGGTCGTCGAGGCGCGCTGCCGCTACAAATCGCCGCTTCGCTACGACGAGCTGGCGACGCTGGAAGTTTTTCCCGTCGAGCGCGGCGCCGCGGCCATCACCTTCGGCTATCATCTGCGCCACGCCGATGGGAAACTGGCCGCCGAGGGCTGGACGAAACACGCCTTCGCCGACGCCGAAGGCAGGCTGATCCGCCGCGGCAACGAGTTTATCGAGCGGTTGAAGGGCGCGATTTTCCCTGCGTAA
- the ybaK gene encoding Cys-tRNA(Pro) deacylase, translated as MAKTPKTNAVREAERLRVPVRVIEYEADESDLSAVHAAASCGIPLERIYKTLVLRADGRAKELLVAVIPGAMELDLKKLAALSGHDKVEMIRMKELFELTGYVRGGCSPLGMKKKLPTFLDESALRHGRIAVSAGRRGLQMELDPRDLQKAAGATVGAISREAAKEEEKTW; from the coding sequence ATGGCGAAAACTCCGAAGACGAACGCCGTGCGCGAGGCGGAGCGGCTGCGCGTTCCCGTGCGCGTGATCGAATACGAAGCGGACGAGAGCGACCTCAGCGCCGTTCACGCCGCGGCGAGCTGCGGGATTCCGCTGGAACGCATTTACAAAACGCTGGTACTGCGGGCCGACGGGCGCGCCAAAGAACTGCTCGTGGCCGTGATCCCCGGCGCGATGGAGCTGGATCTGAAAAAATTGGCGGCGCTGTCGGGACACGATAAAGTGGAAATGATCCGCATGAAGGAGCTTTTCGAGCTGACGGGCTACGTCCGCGGCGGCTGCTCGCCGCTGGGCATGAAGAAAAAGCTGCCCACGTTCCTCGACGAGTCGGCGCTGCGGCACGGGCGCATCGCCGTCAGCGCGGGGCGGCGCGGCCTGCAGATGGAACTGGATCCCCGCGATTTACAGAAAGCCGCCGGCGCGACCGTCGGCGCGATTTCGCGCGAAGCGGCGAAAGAAGAGGAGAAAACATGGTGA